A window from Microcoleus sp. AS-A8 encodes these proteins:
- a CDS encoding WD40 repeat domain-containing protein, whose product MGKLAESLNRLPTGSRPFTPSLMPPGTPLLRTLTGHSSSVLAVAITPDGKQVVSASDDNTLKVWDLHSGAERLTLTGHSSSVLAVAITPNGQQVVSASSDSTLKVWDLHSGAERLTLTGHSSSVLAVAITPNGQQMVSASSDSTLKVWDLHSGAERFTLTGHTSPVRAVAITPNGQQMVSASSDSTLKVWDLHSRTERFTLTGHSNWVLAVAITPDGQQVVSASDDNTLKVWNLHSGAEQFTLTGHTSSVRAVAITPDGKLIVSASLDNTLKVWDLHSGAEQFTLTGHSFWVQAVAITPDGQQVVSASDDNTLKVWDLHSGAEQFILTGHSRPVQAVAITSDTKQVVSASSDSTLKVWDLESGAEQLALIGHSNWVLAVAITPDGKLIISASFDNTLKVWDLESGAEQLTLTGHSNSVGAVAISPNGKQVVSASWDKTLKVWDLHSGVERLTLTGHSGWVQAVAITPDGKQVVSASDDHTLKVWDLESGAERFTLTGHSDSVRAVAITPNGKQVVSASWDNILKVWDLHSGAERLTLTGHSNSVQAVAITPDGKQVVSASSDNTLKIWDLESGTEIASFSGDSALFCCAVAPDGVKIVAGEASGRVHFLRLEGVARGG is encoded by the coding sequence ATGGGTAAGTTAGCTGAATCGTTAAACCGCCTACCTACAGGCAGTCGTCCTTTCACACCTAGCTTGATGCCGCCCGGTACACCATTACTACGTACCCTCACCGGACATAGCAGCTCTGTACTGGCAGTCGCCATCACCCCCGACGGCAAACAGGTGGTTTCTGCTTCAGACGATAACACCCTCAAAGTCTGGGATTTGCACAGTGGAGCTGAACGATTAACCCTCACCGGACATAGCAGCTCTGTACTGGCAGTCGCCATCACCCCCAACGGGCAACAGGTGGTTTCCGCTTCAAGCGACAGCACCCTCAAAGTTTGGGATTTGCACAGTGGAGCTGAACGATTAACCCTCACTGGACATAGCAGCTCTGTACTGGCAGTCGCCATCACCCCCAACGGGCAACAGATGGTTTCCGCTTCAAGCGACAGCACCCTCAAAGTTTGGGATTTGCACAGTGGAGCCGAACGATTCACGCTCACCGGACATACCAGCCCGGTACGGGCAGTCGCCATCACTCCCAACGGGCAACAGATGGTTTCCGCTTCAAGCGATAGCACCCTCAAAGTCTGGGATTTGCACAGTAGAACCGAGCGATTCACCCTCACCGGACATAGCAACTGGGTGCTGGCAGTTGCCATCACTCCCGACGGGCAACAGGTGGTTTCCGCTTCAGACGATAACACTCTCAAAGTCTGGAATTTGCACTCTGGAGCCGAACAATTCACCCTCACTGGACATACCAGCTCTGTACGGGCAGTCGCCATCACCCCAGATGGGAAACTCATTGTTTCTGCTTCATTGGATAACACCCTCAAAGTTTGGGATTTGCACAGTGGAGCCGAACAATTCACCCTCACTGGACATAGCTTCTGGGTACAGGCAGTTGCCATCACTCCCGATGGGCAACAGGTGGTTTCCGCTTCAGACGATAACACTCTCAAAGTCTGGGATTTGCACTCTGGAGCCGAACAATTCATCCTCACCGGACATAGCCGCCCGGTACAGGCAGTCGCCATCACCTCCGACACCAAACAGGTGGTTTCCGCTTCAAGCGATAGCACCCTCAAAGTTTGGGATTTGGAGAGTGGAGCTGAACAATTAGCCCTCATCGGACATAGCAACTGGGTACTGGCAGTCGCCATCACCCCCGACGGGAAACTCATTATTTCTGCTTCATTTGATAACACCCTCAAAGTCTGGGATTTGGAGAGTGGAGCTGAACAATTAACCCTCACCGGACATAGCAACTCGGTAGGGGCAGTCGCCATCAGCCCCAACGGGAAACAAGTGGTTTCTGCTTCATGGGATAAAACCCTCAAAGTCTGGGATTTGCACAGTGGAGTTGAACGATTAACCCTCACTGGACATAGCGGCTGGGTACAGGCAGTCGCCATTACCCCCGACGGGAAACAAGTGGTTTCGGCTTCGGACGATCACACCCTCAAAGTCTGGGATTTGGAGAGTGGAGCTGAACGATTCACCCTCACCGGACATAGCGACTCGGTACGGGCAGTCGCCATCACCCCCAACGGGAAACAGGTGGTTTCTGCTTCATGGGATAACATCCTCAAAGTCTGGGATTTGCACAGTGGAGCTGAACGATTAACCCTCACTGGACATAGCAACTCGGTACAGGCAGTCGCTATCACCCCCGACGGGAAACAAGTGGTTTCTGCTTCCAGCGATAACACCCTCAAAATCTGGGATTTGGAGAGTGGGACGGAAATTGCCAGTTTTAGTGGAGATAGTGCGTTATTCTGCTGTGCCGTTGCGCCGGATGGGGTAAAAATTGTAGCAGGTGAGGCGTCGGGGCGAGTGCATTTCTTGCGGTTGGAGGGGGTGGCACGAGGCGGATAA
- a CDS encoding Uma2 family endonuclease, with the protein MQLQTQKRYYTPEEYLELEEAADYKSEYRDGDIVPMTGGTTNHNKIAGNFYAYLKFGLKGQKYDIYIGDVRLWIPRYRQYTYPDVMVIQGEPIYTGTNTTTVMNPLLIAEVLSKSTKNYDQGDKFLYYRSIPELREYILIDQSQYHLMQYVKTAEGQWLFTEFEAEDSVLSLQSVDFKIAFNDLYESVNFAEGED; encoded by the coding sequence ATGCAACTACAAACACAGAAACGCTACTATACTCCAGAAGAATATTTAGAACTTGAGGAAGCGGCGGACTATAAAAGTGAATACCGAGATGGAGATATCGTTCCTATGACAGGAGGAACAACGAATCACAATAAAATTGCTGGGAATTTTTATGCTTACTTGAAGTTTGGTTTAAAAGGGCAAAAATACGATATCTATATTGGTGATGTGCGGTTATGGATACCTCGTTATCGCCAGTATACTTATCCAGATGTGATGGTAATCCAGGGGGAACCTATCTATACGGGAACGAATACAACGACTGTGATGAATCCCTTGCTGATTGCTGAGGTGTTATCGAAGTCTACTAAAAATTACGACCAAGGCGATAAGTTTTTATATTATCGGTCAATTCCTGAGTTGAGGGAATATATTTTAATCGACCAATCTCAATATCATCTGATGCAGTATGTGAAAACGGCTGAGGGGCAATGGCTGTTTACTGAGTTTGAGGCTGAAGATTCGGTATTATCTCTCCAATCGGTAGATTTTAAAATTGCTTTTAACGACCTTTATGAAAGTGTTAATTTTGCCGAAGGTGAGGATTGA